Proteins encoded in a region of the bacterium genome:
- a CDS encoding formate--tetrahydrofolate ligase, giving the protein MKSDIEIAQECKMKPIIDVARDLGLEEDDIEFYGKYKAK; this is encoded by the coding sequence ATGAAATCAGACATTGAGATCGCACAAGAGTGCAAGATGAAGCCCATCATTGATGTGGCAAGGGATTTAGGGTTAGAAGAGGATGACATTGAGTTCTATGGGAAATACAAGGCAAAGG